The Nitrospira sp. genome segment TCCATATGAATCTTGGAGAGTCATCGGCTGGAAAGTTGATGGGGCTTTCAGCGTATGGGAGGCCGGTATTCTACGACAGAAAGTTTGTAGGTAATAAGAACGACTTAGTAAGCCTGACCAAAGAGACGGAACCGGCCCATATCATCGAGCAGTGGCTCTATCACTGCCTGTCACTTGCGAAAGATTTGGGATACGATTTGGAGCCGTTCGGGGATGTTGGCAGGATGACGGCTCCGGTAAATGCTGATATTGCCGCAAGTACGCAAAAACTGTTTGAGGAAAATGTGCTGGCGCTAACCGAAGTCTTGCACAACTATTTGCGGCAAGAGGGGATTGTCGTCGACAATTTATGCCTTTCAGGTGGATCGGCTCTTAATTGTCCGGCGAATAGTCGTGTCGTTCGTGAAGCACGTTTCAAGAATGTGTTCGTTGAGCCGGGATGTGACGATAGTGGATTGGCGATCGGCGCCGTACTGAACTGTTATTACAATCTGTTGGATCAACCCTTGCTGCGAAAGGCCAAAGGCAGCTTCAGCTCTCCATCCCTGGGTCCGCGTGTCGCGGAAGCTGAAATTCTGTCAGCGATCGAGAGCTTCAAGGAACAAATCATTTTTGAGAAAACAGATGATTGGGCACGTGATGCGGCATATGAGCTCGAAAGCAATCGTGTCATAGGTTGGTTCTATGGGCGAAGTGAAGTCGGGCCACGTGCATTAGGCCATCGCTCAATTCTTGCCGATGCTCGCGATCTCAGGAACTGGGAACGGGTCAACAAGATCAAGCGCCGGGAACTCTGGCGACCATTCGCCCCGGCGGTTTTGGAGTCTGAATCCGAGCAGTGGTTTTCGGGTATCCAATTGCCATCGCCGTATATGCTGTTTAACGCCACGGTAAAGTCCAAGGATATACCTGCGGTGACGCATGTGGACGGCTCTGCGAGGGTACAAACGGTCAATGAAAGCGACGGAGCTTTCTACGATGTGCTCGTCGAGTTTTTCAGACTCACGAAGGTGCCGATTCTGTTGAATACGTCGTTCAATGGTCCGGGAGAGCCTATCGTTGAGACTCCATTCGATGCAGTTAAGTTCTTTATTGAGTCGGAGTTGGATGTTTTATACTTGGATTCATATAAACTGAAACGTATACCTACGACTAAGACATGTCGTCATCTCCTCGAACCCTCTAGAGCGACGGCAGTCAATGTGCAAACATTTATGGCCGAAATCGAAGAAGCCCAATGCCACCGCCGGGCTATCCCTTTCTTAGTAGAAGCCAATTACAGCGGATTCAATATCGTTCTCCATAAAGAACGATTCTGGGGGGTGCGGCGTGGTATTTCCCCGGAGAATCACGTGATGGAATTGGAGGAGTTGCAGGCGAGTCATGGCTATGAGAGCGTCATTGTGTGCGATTCGGTTGATGCCGTATGTGCGGCTATTGACCGCCTACAAAAGGTCGATCAGATTGAGGTGGTGCCGATAGAATTTTTCAAGCGCGTCGATGAACTAAGCTCACCGTTACTTGTTGAGTCGAGGCATGGGTTTAATCTTGTACGTTATAGAGAGAAGATCTGGGTGGTGGATCAATCAGCAGGGAGTGTAGATTTTCTTGATCCAGAACAGCTACAGCGCCTGACTGCTGCGGGTCAGCTTCTTAAGACACAAACCGTGGGAGAAGCTCAGGCGGCGATAGATCGAGTTCGTGCTCCCTATCTCGTCGAGTCCAAGGGAGGCTTCAATATCATAAGTTACAAAGGAAAGGGATGGGTTGTAGACCAGTCGGCAGGGGAAGTGGACTTTTACGATCGAGAACAACTACGAGATCTAGCGGCTACCGGGCGGCTTTTAGAGATGGAAAGTGTGGAAGAAGCAAGAACAGTGATAGATCGAGTGTCTAAGGAAGACGTCAGTTCGCCTCATATCGTCGAATCCCAGAGTGGGTTTAATATCATAAGCCATAAAGGAAAGGCCTGGGTCGTCGACCAATCGGTCGGTGTTGTGGAATTTCATGATCAGGAGCAGCTCCAGCGTCTCATGGCCGATGGCTTCATTACTAAAGTTGAAACCCTCAGTGAAGCAAGAGCTATCCTGGATGAAAACACTAAGAAATGTAGGGCTGGTGTAGTAAACGACTAAGCATCATCTGCTTCTTGGATGCATATTCCCCAAAAGTAAGCGTGAATTTTTAAGGGTTGGAAGTTTTTCAACCGTGGACGAGGTATTTTGCTCGTTCTGCATCGATTCAGAAGTTGTTATAGACCCCGCTCACATTGAGTTTGAATCGTTGGATACAGGAGAAAGGACCGATCAGTAAATGGATTTACGAAAATTTGGTATTACTCAGAATCAAGTTCAGGCGGCCAGAGAATGTCTGAACTATCAGCCATTCATTCTCAGTGATGAGATCATTACCGGAGTGGCCTACTCTTGGCTGCATCATCAAGATGGAGGGCGGCGAGCGTATGGGCTTCATGAGTTTGTGTTTGACCGCTCGGTCGAAGCAGAGGATGTGTGGCGTAAAGCCTATGACGCAAATAGGCGGCTTGCTACTATGTATGATTGCTTCCTTGATCGTATCGCGGAGAGGTTTCCAGGGTGCAGTCTTGCCGATATGGCATGCAATAACGGATATTTTGTTGTTGGTGCTGCCCTGCGCGGCTTACGAACGTGTACGGGGTTTGATCGTGCTGATTACAGTTCTTCTGTCTCATTTCTATGCTCACTCACCGGTGTGGACGTAGAGTTTAGGCATAGATCATACGATTCATGGAACCACACAGTTCAGGATTTTGCTCCTCATGATATTGTTGTGGCTTCGCAAATCATGCAGCATATTAGCGACCCATTATATTTTCTCTCATTTGTGGCAAGTCGAGCTAAAAAGGCTCTATTGCTTTTTACTGGAATGGGCGACACCGATGAGCTTTTAATGTATTACCAACAGCCTAACCGATTTTATAAGGATGCAAAATTCCCGGTATGTTTTGATAACGACGTTGGACTTTCCAGAGGACTATTGTTTAAAAGTTTAGATATGCTGGGATTCGATGAAATAACGGAGATTCCCTGGGAGGAATCCTGGTTGAATAAGTCGTGGTATGGATCTCAGAAAGTGTTACTGTGCGTGCGAAGTCAGCGCTCCTACTTTCATCATCATAAGAATGTCTAGCGCGTGTCATAAGCTTATATAAACGCTGATAATAAGGCGCTCATGCTTCGCCAGGCGGTTTTGTCTGTCTTCTTAAGTGATGTATGGGCTTTATGTCTTAGGTGTGAGTTGGTGAACGTTTTTGTGGTGAATCTGGTATGAGTGATCAGAAGAAGCTTTCAATCGCAGCGCCATGGAGTCTCAGTCATTACATCGCCTTGAATGGATTCCATCCCATCTATCGAGCGCTGTTCGATCATGCTCCCGCAAATATGCCGATTTTCACTTGGGATAATGTCAAGTTGTATCGCCGGTTTTCCTCTGATCCTAAAATACGGGAGGTAGTGCTGTCTGAAGCGAAGGCGGAGAGTGAGCTTTTAGATCGATGGTCGAGCGCATCTGTCGCTGAAATTTATCACGAATACTTGTGGCCGCCGAATCGTGTGCTGACGAATGAGTTAATGGGAGAGATCGAGTTCCACCACACGGCGCCGTTTCCTTCGCTTAAACGGCCCTTTGTCCTTCACTGCGAAATGTTCGCGCCCGTTTGGTTTCCATTTTCTCAGCAAGGCAGCGGTCGACTGGAGCGTGTCAATGAGATTCGGGAGCACTATCGAAGTATCTTTTCCAGTCCACTTTGTTTAGGAGTTTTTTCTCACGTTCCTGAAACGCTTCACGATCTAAGTCAATTTTTTTCTGACAGGAGCATCGACCAGAAGCTATTTCTCTCCCGAATCGGCTTGAGCGCAAAAGCCATTTCTGATCCAACCCTTCCTAAACAGTCCTCGCTGCACTGTCCCAGATTCTTGTTTGTGAATTCGGCGAACCAAAATCCGTCCAATTTTTTTCGACGAGGCGGGCATATCGTGTTACGGTTTTGGAAAGAGTATCTGGCTGAGGGGCGAAGCGGGCTTCTCATGCTGCGCTGTGCAAAGCCGAATGATGAAGATTTAGCTGAGTATGGTGTGGATGTTTCCTTTATCCGGTCTCAAACGGGTCGCAGTATCATTTGGGGGCAGGATTATCTGGCGAATCACGAAATAAATGCCTTGATGGCAAGCGCACATTTCTTTTTATTGCCCAGCGCATCCCTGCACTCGGTTTCCATTATGCAGGCTATGATGCTGGGTGCTATTCCTGTGGTTACTGATACTGTGGGAACGTCAGTGTATGTGACGGATACTGTGAACGGCATTGTTCTGCATGGTATGCGTGAGGCTATTTGGGATAAGGACGCGGTAACCGGTATTCTGGTGGATCGATATGGTAAAACGCCTATCCTCGACGATGATCTCGTCTCTCAACTGACTTGTCGCATGGGTAGCTTGTTGGATCGACCAGAGAGCTACAGCGACATGCGACATCGCATGATGAGCTTTGCGCACAAGCAGTTTTCTGGGCAGGCATTTAGCGATCAATTCTGGGGTGCAGTTTCATCCCTCTATGAGAGATTCTGCGAATCTAGCAGGGTGAACACCATAGGGCCGTGTCCGGAGAGACGGTCGCTTCTTGATTGTATGGTGCAGAGCAATGAATGGTCTCGAGTGTTCGAAAGCCCAACGCAACCTATGCAAAGGGTCAATACCGGATATAGCATGGTATGGGAGATGGGTGGAGCATTCATTCAAGCTTACGGCAACCCAAGTTTTAGACTGAGCGATTGGTCCGTGTTCGCAAAATATTACAGTACAGCTGCACCTCCCATCACCTTTGCGTACACGCTGGAAGAGTTGGGAGGACGCTATCTCAGCTTTAGCGGACATCCTGGTGAAGCTGTGATCAATGAGTCAATTGATGCGATTTCGAGAATACTTAAACCCTATCCGGTGTTACATCGACATGCCGGTCGTTTCTGGAGAGGAGTCCGTCGTGTTCACGCATACGTCTCGTCGAAATTTCTGAAGCCGAAAGTGGAAAACCCTGATAGGGCAGATCACTTCAATGTCGAACTTATCCGACACGGCGTAGCAGGCTACAATATTGTTCGCCACTTTGACCGGTATTACGCGATTCTCCAGAAAGAGGGCGCATTCAGTCCGACAAAGGCCGAGGCGGGGGGCTATTCATCGTGCTTGTCTGGATACTCGCTTGAGGAGGTAGAGCGCGCTATTGGAGCTGCCCAGGATTTCGAAGCGAGGCAGGCCGATTCCTACCAACGATCCCCGACAGGAACACTCAGTCGTGATTAAACCGGCCGTGGGCGTGGCACCCGTCCATCTGTGGATCTACAACCATCCCTTCTGTACGATCAGTGACCAAATAAGTTTCTTTGTCATGGCCTTGCAGCAGAAGGGCTATTCCGTTTCCGTTGGCCGAGAGCCTCGTCATGCGTCTCTCAATGTAATCATCGAGGGCTTCTCGTTGCGGAACAATAGAGACGTACTTATGGAGTTTTGTCAGTCATCGCGAAAGCGGGTTGCGGTGATTATGACCGAACATATGGATTTCGAACGTGGTCAGATGCTTTTTCACGGAGCTCCGCTTGGGACAGAAAACGACTACATGCATTCCGGAACAATCTTGGCACGGACCAGGAACCTTTTGGAGTGCTTGCCCTATCTTCGATGCTTCTTTGTTTTAGGGGATTTGCCGGAGCTACGGAATATCTCGACCATGTTGCCAGGCCTAGATGTACGTACGATCCCATTCCCCACAATCGACGGTGATCTATGCAGAGAGAATACGTCGTCTTCGGATGCCGTTCACGATCTCGTGTTTACGGGGGCCATGACGGACTATCGTACAAAGTGGCTCGGATTGTTGGAGGCAAGTGGTCTGTCAGTTATATGTCCGAAGAAATTTATCTCGAAAAATCGCCGCAATGCGATAAATCGATCGGGAAAAGTCATCGTGAACATTCCTCAACGGCAGGGTTGGAACTGGTTGTCTCTAATGCGTATTGTGGCTGGGCTTCAAACCGGCCGAGCCACTATTTCGCTAGGTACGCACGATAGTTCTCAAATATCATCCTGTTGTACTCAGCTGGATATTCGAGAACACGATTGGGTGGGTAAGGTCAAGGAGTGTGTCGGTGACTGGAAGTCGCTACATATTCGAGATTTAATGAGCTATTCAATTATGGCCAAAAAGTTTGAGGAGGCACGACCATTTCCTCATGATGTCTTTGAATACTGGAGCGTAACGGATCGAGTCTGCTACTGAAAATTTATTTTCCTCGACCTTCTTCCTAGAAGAAAACGGCCAGGGCAGCCTTTCCACCGGCTCTATGGAAGATGCGGCAGTGTGGATGGAGACGCGGTCCTGGTTTTGAACCTCGGATAAGGCCGGAAGAGGCTGGTGTATCCACCTGGGAAGGACAGTTCCTCCTCTTATATGCTCGACTGAAAATTGCGGATAAAGATGTACCTGCCACGACATGCGTGAGCTGCAAGCAATAGCAATGGCCCGCTCGGTAAAAAATTTGCCGTTGTCAGAGTCGAGTGCTTAAGCGGACAGGATGATCAGCACGGTAACGACTCTGCCTGTCAGAATCTCATCTTGAGGGATTTTTTCCGCAACAGTGTCATTGCTCGGTGGGGTGCGGCTTTTCTTGGCCCACACTTCTTGACAAGCGTCGGAGCATTGCCGCGCTATCTTTCGGATTGGGGTGTCTACCAGAGAGCTGCGCCACAAGCGCTCTCTTTCCGCGATTCCTATCCGTGCCTCGCCGACCGTGTCCTGGCCACACCGTTCGATCCGCACTATTTTTTTCAGGCTGCGTGGCTGGCACGGCGTCTGTACCGGACGGCACCTTCTCTTCACGTTGATATTGGTTCGAGCGTCATGATGCTCAACGTGCTAAGTGCCGGGATCAAGACCGTCTTCGTGGATTATCGTCCGCTCCAGGTTCAACTCTCAAACCTCATCCCGCTTGGTGGAGATATTGTTCGGTTGCCATTTCGTACGGGGAGCATCAAGTCGTTGTCGTGCCTGCATGTGCTCGAACATGTGGGACTTGGCCGATATGGTGATCCAATAGATCCAGATGGAAGTCACCGTGCGGCTGCGGAACTTCAGCGTGTGCTTGCAACCGGAGGGAGGTTGTTTCTGTCGGTTCCGGTCGGCCGTGAGCGGGTCTGCTTCAACGCACATCGGGTATTTGAGCCGAGCACGGTTCGTGGGCTCTTTCAGGGGTTGGAGCTTACGTCGTTCTCTCTTGTCGATGATGCCGGACGGTTTCACGAGGAAATCTCGCCGGAGGCGGTGGATCCCCTCGATTATGGATGCGGTTGTTTTGAGTTGGTGAAGACGCGTGAGTAGCGGGCTGCGTACCTGGCTCGCGAAGAGCGATGTATTTTCCTACAACGTCGTGTTGCGTGACCGTTGGATTGCACGACAGGCTTCGAAGTTACAGTCCGGCACGAGACTGCTCGATGTGGGAGCGGGATCTTGTCCCTACCGAAACCTGTTTGCGCATTGTGAGTACCGCTCCCAGGACTTGCGACCGCTACAGGGGGAGCAATTACGGTTCGGCGGCTATGGTCAGATCGATTACGTGTCTGATCTGGCGTCCATTCCTGTTCCTGAGAACAGCTTTGATGCGGTACTGTGTACCGAAGTACTGGAACATCATCCTGAACCGATTAAGGTCGTACACGAATTGGCGAGAATCATGCGACCTGGAGGAACGCTGATCCTGACGGCACCGCTGGGATCGGGAATCCACCAAGAGCCGTACCATTTTTATGGCGGGTACACACCCTGGTGGTACGAGCGTTTTCTGACGGCTGCGGGATTTGAGGAGATCACGATTGAGCCGAATGAGGGCTCGCTTCGATTTTTTGGCCAGGAGTCGTTGCGTTTCATTCGGACGACGAATCCGTTCGGTTCAGGTGTCCCGATTCGGACGCGAGCGTGGTGGCTCCCGATCTGGATCGCATTGTTGCCCGTCTTGGGTTTAATCGTACCGGTATCATGCACATGGTTGGATCAATTCGACCGCGAGCGACGCTTTACGGTCGGCTATCATGTCACCGCGCGGCGAGCTCGCTCGACGTAATGTATGAAGATTCTGTGCGTGATGGGAGAACATGCCTATGGCGATCCTTCGCGTGGCGAAGGGGTCGAACACGCACATTTTCTCCCGGCGTTGCGGCGACTCGGGCATCAGGTGACGTTCTTTGAATCATTTTCTCGAGAACCATACGAAAGTTTCACCGAGCTTAACCGCGCGTTGCTGAAACGGGTGGAGGAAACAGCACCAGACGTCGTTTTCTGTGTGCTGATGCAATACGAGGTGTGGATTGAAACCATCCGGCTGATTCGGAGCAGCGGGATCTCCGTCCTCAACTGGTCGACCGATGATTCATGGAAGTATTCGATGTTCTCCAAGTTGATCGGTACGGAGTTTGATCTCTTTGTGACGACATATCCGGAACTCGTTGGCCAGTATCACCGTGACGGGATAGGGAGCGTGTATGTCTCTCAGTGGGCCGCTAATGCCGAAACGCTGACGCCACCGGTGTCTGCCGGTTCATGCCGGTATGCGGTGAGTTTCGTCGGCGCGGCGTATGGAAATCGCCCCGCCATGATCAAAAAACTCCGTCAGGAAGGAATTGATGTCGCCTGTTTCGGCCATGGCTGGCCGGAAGGGCCGGTTGAGGCCAAGCGGGTCGGCGAGATCGTTCGAGAGTCACAGGTGAGTTTGAATTTCAGTGAAGGGGCGCATGGAAATACTCGGGGTGCGTCCGGTCGGCAGATCAAGGCCCGTGTTTTCGAAGTGCCGGGTTACGGAGGGTGTCTCTTGACTGAGCGGGCACCCAATCTGGAGCAATATTTTCGTATCGGAGAAGAAATCCTGTCGTTTGAGGGAGAAGACGAATTGGTTCGAGCGGTCAAGACCCTTCTTGCCCGTCCTGATCGACGGGACCAGGTTGCGCAGAATGGTTTTGAGCGGGTGCGACGCGAGCATACCTATGATCGCCGTTTTGATGAGATGCTCAAAGAGCTTTCCGGGCGGGTAAAGAAACGATCACGCGTGCCGATTGGGTGGTCGGTGTTTGAGGTTGCAGCCGGTGGCCATCGTCTGGGGCCGGTGCTTGCGACGATTCGTTCATTGTTGCTGGGGGTGGCATCTCTCATCTGGGGCAGGCAGCGAGGTCCACGAGCAGCGCGTCGGTTGGCCTTCGAACTGTCTTGGCGTCTCCGGGGAGCCTGGACCTATCGTGCTGCCGGGTGGCCCGGGCGACTCTTTTATCGAGAAAGCTGACGGTGCCGGATCCCCTGGTTTCAGTGGCCATGTCGGTGCATGACGGAGCCGGAACGGTCGCTGCGGCGATTCGCTCGATTCTCTGGCAGACGTTTCCTGACTGGGAACTGATTCTCGTCAATGACGCATCTACTGACGGGACTAGTGGTATTTGCCGTCGCTTCCAAGATCCGCGCATTCGCCTGATTGATGAGACGGAACAGAGAGGGCTGGCCGTGAGACTCAACCAGGCGGTCAATTCCGCACGGGGAAAGTATATCGCTCGTATGGATGCCGACGATATTGCCTATCCTGAGCGATTTGCCAGGCAGGTCGATTATCTCGAGTCTCATCCCATCATCGATTTGGTGGGGCACGGAGCCGTCTTGTTCAAGCAGAATGGAGAGGTCGTCGGGCTCTATCCGAGGGCGATCAGTCACGAAGACATTTGTCGGCGGCCCTGGTGGGGATTTCCATTTGCCCATCCGACGTGGATGGGCAAACGATCTTGGTTTCTGAACGAGCGATACGATGAACGGCTGATGAAGGGACAAGATCAGGAGCTACTTCTCCGAACCTATCGGAAGAGTCAATTTGCCGCCCTCCCGGAATGCTTGCTGGGCTATCGGATCGAAAACATATCCATCCAGAAATCGGCGAGGGGACGTGTGGCCTACTGCCGCCGGCTCCTGGTCGATATAGACGACCTCACTTCGTTGAGCCATGCGGTGAAGGGTATCGGGATCCATAGTATCGCGCTCGCACGAGATTTCGTCTTCGACCTGGCCGGAACAGTTGGGGAAAAATCCCGCAGGTCATTTCTTTCCGCAGATCAGTCGGTTCGGGCAGAGTGGGACGCAATTTGGCGCCGCTCAGTATCCGAACAGGCCTGTTCATGACGTAGTCAGCCGTTCGTTCTCTCGATACCTGTCTATCACGATGTGTGGATTTGCCGGTGTCTTAAACTACAAGCAGTCGGATCTCAGTCGGGTCGTGTCCAAGATGATCGAGGCGATTCGTCATCGAGGACCGGACGATTCAGGTGTATGGTGTGAACCATCCGTTGGACTGGGTATCGGGCATGCCCGGTTGTCGATTGTGGACCTGTCGTCTGCCGGTCATCAGCCGATGGCCTCGACTTCTGGTCGATATGTCCTTGCGTTCAACGGTGAAATTTACAACCATCTGGACCTGCGTGTGCAGCTCCCAAACAGATCCTGGCGTGGGCACTCGGACACGGAGACACTTCTAGGAGCTTTCGACACGTGGGGGGTCGAAAAAACTCTTCAAGCCAGCGTCGGTATGTTCGCCTTGGTCTTGTGGGATCGGGTTGAGCAACGGTTGATACTGGCTCGCGACCGAGTCGGAGAGAAACCGCTGTATTACGGGTGGTGCCGAGGATCCTTTCTGTTCGGCTCGGAACTGAAATCGCTGACGGCTTATTCGAATGCGGGTTTTGAAATCGATCGAAGCGCGTTGGCCTGTTACATGCGCTATGCCTATGTGCCCGCACCGCACTCGATCTATATCGGTATACGGAAACTGCTTCCTGGGACCTACCTCAGCATCTCGCCTGCTGATCCAGCCGGGCACTGGCCGCAACCTCAATCGTATTGGTCTGCCGTAGCGGTTGCTGCGCAGGATAGCCGAGCTGACTGGGATGATGGGATGGCCGTGGAGGAGCTGAACCGCCTGTTGAGTATCGCAGTCAAAGGGCAAATGGTTGCGGATGTGCCGCTCGGCGCATTCCTCTCGGGCGGCATCGATTCGTCTACGGTCGTCGCGCTGATGCAGGCGCAGTCTGCCAGGCCGGTAAAGACTTTTTCACTCGGCTTTGCCGAAGGTGACTACGACGAGGCGAAACATGCAAGGGAGGTTGCGACGCATCTCGGCACCGATCATACCGAATTGTATGTCACGCCGGGCGATGCGCTGGCCGTCATTCCGAAGTTACCGACCATCTATGATGAACCGTTCGGTGACTCGTCCGGAATTCCCACGTATCTGGTGGCGAAATTGGCGCGTCGCCAAGTCACGGTGTCCCTGTCCGGCGATGGCGGCGACGAATTGTTTGGAGGCTACAACCGCTATTTTTGGGCGCGATCAATCTGGGATCGGATCGGGACGGTGCCGGTGAGGATTCGCCGGTTGTTAGGGCATGTCCTGACCATCTACTCACCTGAGCGGTGGAATCGAGTAGGTCTGGCGATGCGGACAGTGTTGCCGAACCGTTTCCGGATGGCCGCGCTGGGGGATAAAATCCACAAGCTGGCCGAAGTGATTGATGTCGCCAGCCCCGAAGAGCTCTATCGACGACTGCTGTCTCAACACCGAGAGCCTGGGACATTGATAATCGGTGCGGAGGAATGTCCGATCTGGGCAGATGAGCAGGCTGCCCGGTTGGAGCGGGAAGACTTCAGCGAGAGCATGATGTTTCATGATCTTGTCGGCTATCTCACGGATGATATTCTGACCAAAGTGGATCGTGCGGCGATGGCCGTGAGTTTGGAAACGCGGATCCCCTTTCTCGATCATCGCCTCGTGGAGTTTGCCTGGAGATTGCCCCTGCATTTGAAGATCCGCAACGGACAAGGAAAATGGCTTGTGCGGCAGGTGCTTGACCGGTATGTGCCGCGTGCGTTGATCGAGCGTCCGAAGATGGGGTTTGGGATCCCGCTCGATTCATGGTTGCGAGGCCCCTTGCGCGATTGGGCTGAAGAATTGCTGAGCGAACACCGCCTTCGCCGGGAGGGGTATCTCTCTCCGGCGCTGGTTCGGCGCAAATGGGGGGAGCATGTATCGGGTCAGCGGAACTGGCAACACTGGCTATGGAATGTGCTGATGTTTCAAGCCTGGTTAAGGGATTATGACCGGTCGTCCACGACTGTTGTACCTCATCACTGAAGACTGGTATTTCTGGTCTCACCGGTTGGATCTGGCTCGTGCTGCACGAGATGCGGGGTTTGACGTGACCGTTGCCACTCGCGTGACGGACCATGGAGAGCGGATCCAAGCAGAAGGATTTCACGTGATCCCAATTTCGCTGTTCCGGCGGAGTCGCAACCTCCTTCGGGAGTTGGGTGCCGTCATGGAATTGATTGGCGTCTATCAGCGTGTTCAGCCGCATCTGGTTCATCATGTGGCGATGAAACCCATTCTCTACGGATCCCTGGCGGCCTGGATGGTTCGGGTGCCGGTCGTCCTCAACGCATTTGCCGGTCTCGGCTATCTGTTTACAGATTCTGAACGACAACGAGGAGGGCTGCATTGGATCCTCACAACGGCGTTACGATCGGCCATTGGAAGGAGTGGCTCAACGGTCCTATTTCAAAATGAGGCTGATCGCGACGAGTTGGTGCGGGCCGGTATTGTTCGAGCATTGCGCACCCGCATTATTGCCGGGTCAGGGATCGATGTCACCACGTTCTCGGTGAAGCCCTCTCCTCAGGGAACTCCCCTCGTTGTGTTGCCATCGAGGATGCTGTGGGATAAAGGGGCTGGAGAGTTTGTTGAGGCGGCCCGAGATCTCAAGGAAAAAGGAGTGGATGCTCGGTTTGTGCTCGTCGGCCGTTGTGACGAGGATAATCCGGCCGCCATCGAACGGGAACAATTAGCACGATGGGTTGCTGAAGGAGTCGTCGAGTGGTGGGGGCATCGGGACGACATGGCGGCTGTTTATGAAGGGGCGACGCTTGTCGTGCTGCCTTCCTATCGGGAAGGCCTGCCGAAAGTGCTTCTAGAGGCAGCGGCCTGTGGGAAAGCGATCGTGGCAACGGACGTTCCGGGCTGTCGGGATATTGTGAAGGATGGGGTCAACGGCGTTCTTGTTCCACCACGCGATTCATCCAGCCTTGCCAGGGGTATCGCCCACCTGCTGTCGGATCGACACATTCGTGAGACGATGGGAGCGAGGAGCCGCGAGATGGCTGTGGCCACCTGGGCCGGTC includes the following:
- a CDS encoding glycosyltransferase family 4 protein, yielding MTGRPRLLYLITEDWYFWSHRLDLARAARDAGFDVTVATRVTDHGERIQAEGFHVIPISLFRRSRNLLRELGAVMELIGVYQRVQPHLVHHVAMKPILYGSLAAWMVRVPVVLNAFAGLGYLFTDSERQRGGLHWILTTALRSAIGRSGSTVLFQNEADRDELVRAGIVRALRTRIIAGSGIDVTTFSVKPSPQGTPLVVLPSRMLWDKGAGEFVEAARDLKEKGVDARFVLVGRCDEDNPAAIEREQLARWVAEGVVEWWGHRDDMAAVYEGATLVVLPSYREGLPKVLLEAAACGKAIVATDVPGCRDIVKDGVNGVLVPPRDSSSLARGIAHLLSDRHIRETMGARSREMAVATWAGPRISEQVLALYHELLNTSSVMNRSPRYA